Proteins encoded together in one Microcaecilia unicolor chromosome 3, aMicUni1.1, whole genome shotgun sequence window:
- the CIAO2B gene encoding cytosolic iron-sulfur assembly component 2B, with amino-acid sequence MVGGNQLENANPLIYQRSGDRQVTAQDEDEDIPDKIDDREIFDLIRSINDPEHPLSLEELNVVEQVRVKVNDGESTVAVEFTPTIPHCSMATLIGLSIKVKLLRSLPERFKVDVHITPGTHASEHAVNKQLADKERVAAALENSHLLEVVNQCLSARS; translated from the exons ATGGTGGGAGGAAACCAGCTGGAGAATGCCAATCCTCTGATTTACCAGCGCTCTGGGGACCGGCAGGTGACAGCTCAGGATGAAGATGAGGATATCCCAGATAAAATAGATGACCGTGAAATTTTTG ATCTCATTCGTTCAATCAATGATCCGGAGCATCCTCTTAGTTTGGAAGAATTAAATGTTGTTGAACAAGTTAGAGTAAAA GTGAATGATGGTGAAAGTACAGTGGCAGTGGAGTTCACGCCTACGATTCCTCACTGCAGTATGGCTACACTAATTGGCCTCTCTATAAAAGTGAAACTACTCCGGTCGCTGCCAGAAAGATTTAAG GTGGATGTTCATATAACACCAGGTACACACGCTTCGGAACACGCAG TAAATAAACAGTTGGCAGACAAGGAACGAGTTGCAGCTGCTCTGGAGAACTCTCACCTACTGGAAGTTGTCAACCAGTGTTTGTCTGCTCGTTCTTAA